In Zingiber officinale cultivar Zhangliang chromosome 8B, Zo_v1.1, whole genome shotgun sequence, a single genomic region encodes these proteins:
- the LOC122013801 gene encoding cytochrome P450 71A20-like: MIFLSYGSRRCLYLGRVPTLIVSSPDAARDVLRTHDHICASRSSTTVTCILLDGCSDMAFAPYDDEWRQRRQICTLHLLSPKMVQSYALVREQEVATMVAAICSRGSAAEIDMSPVLFAFSNDILCRIVTGKKFEGKKGLFSKLISENSVLLDKIYLGDYLLWLGWVDWLLGKVARVKKNHKRWDDLLDQVIKEHEERVSSHDEKDFVDVLISLQKDPVLEFILTPEVIKALLQVYLPVFFGVVGSPAREGSFGEKLSSWDCFGRSSIRGTDGEG; this comes from the exons ATGATCTTTCTCTCATATGGCTCTAGGCGTTGCCTCTACCTCGGCCGCGTCCCGACCCTCATCGTCTCCTCCCCCGATGCTGCCCGGGATGTCCTCCGCACCCACGATCACATCTGTGCCAGCCGCTCCTCCACCACCGTCACCTGCATCCTCCTCGATGGTTGCAGCGACATGGCCTTCGCCCCCTACGACGATGAGTGGAGGCAACGCCGACAGATATGCACCCTCCACCTACTGAGCCCCAAGATGGTACAGTCCTACGCTCTGGTTCGCGAGCAGGAGGTGGCCACCATGGTTGCCGCCATCTGCTCCCGTGGATCGGCAGCGGAGATCGACATGTCCCCCGTCCTGTTTGCCTTCTCCAACGACATCCTGTGTCGGATAGTCACGGGGAAGAAGTTCGAAGGGAAGAAAGGGTTGTTCTCGAAGCTCATCTCAGAGAACTCGGTGCTGTTGGACAAGATTTATCTCGGGGATTACCTCCTGTGGCTCGGTTGGGTGGATTGGTTGCTCGGCAAGGTGGCGCGAGTGAAGAAGAACCATAAGAGGTGGGACGATCTGCTGGATCAGGTTATCAAGGAACATGAAGAGCGAGTGTCGTCGCATGATGAGAAAGATTTCGTAGATGTTTTGATCTCCCTTCAGAAGGATCCCGTGTTGGAATTCATCCTCACTCCGGAAGTCATCAAGGCGCTTCTTCAG GTGTACCTGCCCGTTTTCTTCGGTGTGGTTGGTAGTCCAGCCAGGGAGGGAAGTTTTGGAGAGAAGCTGAGTTCG TGGGACTGCTTTGGTAGAAGTAGCATCAGGGGCACTGATGGTGAAGGGTGA